A single region of the Ziziphus jujuba cultivar Dongzao chromosome 10, ASM3175591v1 genome encodes:
- the LOC132799316 gene encoding MDIS1-interacting receptor like kinase 2-like has protein sequence MVYENIIEATEEFNSKYCIGEGGTGSVYKAELSTGQVVAVKKLHANTGGDDHEMSQYLKAFTSEIQTLTQIRHLNIVKLYGFCSHLRHSLLVYEFIEGGSLRNVLKNEEEARAFGWSKRIIVVKGVANALSYMHHDCSPSIIHRDISTQNILLNAEHDQAYVSDFGTSRILNPDSSNWTLFAGTFGYVAPELAFTREVNEKCDVYSFGAMTLEIFGGRHPGDLISSLSSSSSSSSSETPAYHQVAVMDVLDQRLSPPSDQEAGKMLYLAKIAFACLNGTHSLVQQ, from the exons ATGGTGTATGAAAACATCATCGAAGCAACGGAGGAattcaactccaaatattgcatCGGAGAGGGAGGAACAGGGAGTGTTTACAAAGCAGAGTTAAGCACTGGTCAAGTTGTTGCTGTGAAGAAGCTTCATGCTAATACAGGTGGTGATGATCACGAGATGTCTCAATATCTCAAAGCTTTTACAAGTGAGATTCAAACATTAACACAGATACGACATCTTAACATAGTCAAGTTATATGGGTTCTGTTCACATCTAAGACACTCTCTCTTGGTTTATGAGTTCATAGAAGGTGGAAGCTTGCGAAATGTactgaaaaatgaagaagaagcaaGAGCATTTGGTTGGAGCAAAAGGATAATCGTTGTAAAAGGTGTGGCAAATGCATTATCCTATATGCACCATGACTGTTCGCCGTCTATAATCCATCGAGACAtatcaacccaaaatattttactGAATGCAGAACATGATCAAGCTTATGTTTCTGATTTTGGGACCTCCAGAATTCTCAATCCAGACTCATCCAACTGGACTTTGTTTGCTGGAACTTTTGGATATGTTGCTCCAg AACTTGCTTTTACAAGGGAAGTGAATGAGAAGTGCGATGTGTATAGCTTTGGAGCTATGACGTTGGAAATATTTGGAGGGAGGCATCCAGGAGATCTCATTTCATCTCTTTCCTCTTCctcatcctcatcatcatctGAAACACCAGCTTACCATCAAGTAGCAGTAATGGATGTTTTGGACCAGCGCTTATCCCCCCCATCGGATCAAGAGGCTGGGAAGATGCTCTATCTTGCTAAGATTGCATTTGCATGCTTGAATGGCACCCACAGTCTCGTCCAACAATGA